The following coding sequences are from one Dromaius novaehollandiae isolate bDroNov1 chromosome 24, bDroNov1.hap1, whole genome shotgun sequence window:
- the MMEL1 gene encoding membrane metallo-endopeptidase-like 1 isoform X4, whose product MENEVGKSVDNQMDKYIVTIMGKSESQMDIVEKTTKSGRQSWSFVAIGLAVLLLIMTCAAVALVILYASSRDTHYVTSSGSICTTPGCVTAAARIIQNMDPTAEPCKDFYQYACGGWLNRHVIPETSSRYSIFDILRDELEIILKGVLETSDQGDREAFQKAKILYKSCMNESLIEQRDSLPLLEVLTMVGDWPVASADWHNTKEPNWSMEEKLSIMNSRFNKRVLIDMFVWNDDRDSNRHIIYIDQPSLGMPSRDYYFNGGNYQRVREAYLQFMITIAKMIREDKNMSKDDSFVQDEMAKVMQLETEIANATTPAEERHDVTLLYNKMTLTELQEKFALNEFNWTFFIQGVMSSVSVQVYPEEEVVVYGMPYLQELKAIISKYSASTIQNYLIWRLVIDRVSSLSQRFKDARASYRKALYGTTLEEARWRECVSYVNNNMENAVGALYVRETFAGESKRMVRDLIDKIREVFIETLDELQWMDETSKEKAREKAMAIKEQIGYPDYILEDHNEKLDQEYANKMHSVAQGIPHSTQLTKLLGYLFLQLNFSEHNYFENILENLRAGAQKSLKKLRERVDQDIWIIGAAVVNAFYSPNRNQIVFPAGILQPPFFSKHQPQALNFGGIGMVIGHEITHGFDDNGRNFDKDGNMFDWWSNFSAMHFKEQSRCMVYQYGNYTWELAGGQNVSGISTLGENIADNGGVRQAYKAYLKWLEREGMEPKLPGLNLSHKQLFFLNFAQVWCGSYRPEYASQSIKTDVHSPLKYS is encoded by the exons ATGGAGAATGAGGTTGGCAAATCTGTGGACAATCAAATGGACAAATACAT AGTTACAATAATGGGGAAATCAGAAAGTCAAATGGATATtgtggaaaaaacaacaaaatctggAAGGCAATCCTGGAGCTTTGTGGCAATCGGTCTGGCTGTCTTGCTGCTCATTATGACTTGTGCAGCGGTCGCCCTGGTGATCCTGTATGCCAGCAGCAGAG ACACTCACTATGTCACCAGTTCAGGCAGCATATGCACCACACCTGGATGTGTTACAGCAG CTGCTAGAATAATTCAGAATATGGACCCAACAGCTGAACCTTGCAAGGATTTCTACCAGTATGCCTGTGGGGGCTGGCTCAACCGGCATGTTATCCCAGAAACTAGCTCCAGATACAGCATTTTTGACATCCTGAGAGATGAGCTGGAGATCATCCTGAAAG GTGTGTTGGAGACTTCAGATCAAGGGGACAgagaagcatttcagaaagctaaAATACTTTACAAGTCATGCATGAATGAGA gtCTTATAGAACAGCGAGATTCATTGCCCCTACTAGAGGTCTTAACAATGGTTGGAGATTGGCCAGTGGCTTCTGCAGACTGGCATAACACCAAAG AGCCAAATTGGAGCATGGAAGAAAAACTCTCCATAATGAACTCCAGATTTAACAAACGTGTCCTGATTGACATGTTTGTATGGAATGATGACCGAGATTCCAACAGACATATCatttat ATTGACCAACCGAGTTTAGGAATGCCTTCCAGAGACTACTACTTTAATGGGGGCAACTATCAAAGG GTCAGAGAAGCTTACCTGCAGTTCATGATCACCATTGCCAAAATGATCCGAGAAGACAAGAATATGTCTAAAGATGACTCTTTCGTCCAAGATGAAATGGCAAAAGTTATGCAGCTTGAAACCGAGATTGCAAAT GCGACTACCCCTGCAGAAGAAAGGCATGATGTGACCTTGTTATACAACAAAATGACTCTAACAGAGCTACAGGAAAAGTTTGCATTGAAT GAGTTTAACTGGACCTTCTTCATCCAAGGTGTCATGTCTTCAGTAAGTGTTCAGGTCTACCCAGAAGAGGAGGTGGTTGTATATGGCATGCCCTACCTGCAGGAGCTGAAAGCAATTATCTCAAAGTATTCAGCAAG CACCATCCAGAACTACCTCATTTGGCGGCTGGTAATTGATCGAGTCAGCAGCCTGAGTCAGCGTTTCAAGGATGCTCGGGCCAGCTACAGGAAG GCACTTTATGGGACAACACTGGAGGAAGCCCGCTGGAGGGAGTGTGTGAGCTATGTCAACAACAACATGGAGAATGCAGTGGGAGCACTGTATGTCAGGGAGACGTTTGCTGGTGAGAGTAAGAGGATG GTCCGAGATTTAATAGACAAAATCCGTGAAGTGTTCATTGAGACCCTAGATGAGTTACAGTGGATGGATGAAACATCTAAAGAAAAAGCTCGTGAGAAG GCAATGGCAATTAAAGAACAAATTGGCTATCCAGATTATATTTTGGAAGATCACAATGAAAAATTAGATCAGGAATATGCTAAT aagATGCATTCAGTGGCACAAGGAATTCCTCATTCAACACAGCTTACTAAGCTACTGGGCTATCTGTTTCTTCAGTTAAACTTCAGTGAGCACAACTACTTTGAAAACATCCTGGAAAACCTGAGAGCTGGAGCCCAAAAGAGCCTGAAGAAACTTCGAGAGAGAGTTGACCAAGATAT ATGGATAATTGGAGCTGCAGTGGTCAATGCATTCTATTCCCCCAATCGGAACCAGATAG ttTTTCCTGCTGGGATTCTACAGCCTCCCTTCTTCAGCAAACATCAACCACAAGCACTAAACTTTGGGGGAATAGGGATGGTTATTGGGCATGAAATTACTCATGGCTTTGATGACAACG GTCGGAATTTTGATAAAGATGGAAATATGTTTGACTGGTGGAGCAACTTCTCGGCTATGCATTTCAAGGAGCAGTCTCGTTGCATGGTTTATCAGTATGGGAACTACACATGGGAGCTGGCTGGAGGACAAAAT GTCAGTGGAATAAGCACATTAGGAGAAAATATTGCAGATAATGGAGGAGTCCGACAGGCTTATAAG GCCTATTTGAAATGGCTTGAACGGGAAGGGATGGAACCAAAGTTACCTGGATTGAATCTGTCCcacaaacagcttttcttcctcaACTTTGCCCAG GTTTGGTGTGGTTCCTACAGACCAGAATATGCTAGCCAGTCAATAAAGACAGATGTCCACAGCCCTCTGAAATACAG CTAG
- the MMEL1 gene encoding membrane metallo-endopeptidase-like 1 isoform X1 gives MENEVGKSVDNQMDKYIVTIMGKSESQMDIVEKTTKSGRQSWSFVAIGLAVLLLIMTCAAVALVILYASSRDTHYVTSSGSICTTPGCVTAAARIIQNMDPTAEPCKDFYQYACGGWLNRHVIPETSSRYSIFDILRDELEIILKGVLETSDQGDREAFQKAKILYKSCMNESLIEQRDSLPLLEVLTMVGDWPVASADWHNTKEPNWSMEEKLSIMNSRFNKRVLIDMFVWNDDRDSNRHIIYIDQPSLGMPSRDYYFNGGNYQRVREAYLQFMITIAKMIREDKNMSKDDSFVQDEMAKVMQLETEIANATTPAEERHDVTLLYNKMTLTELQEKFALNEFNWTFFIQGVMSSVSVQVYPEEEVVVYGMPYLQELKAIISKYSASTIQNYLIWRLVIDRVSSLSQRFKDARASYRKALYGTTLEEARWRECVSYVNNNMENAVGALYVRETFAGESKRMVRDLIDKIREVFIETLDELQWMDETSKEKAREKAMAIKEQIGYPDYILEDHNEKLDQEYANKMHSVAQGIPHSTQLTKLLGYLFLQLNFSEHNYFENILENLRAGAQKSLKKLRERVDQDIWIIGAAVVNAFYSPNRNQIVFPAGILQPPFFSKHQPQALNFGGIGMVIGHEITHGFDDNGRNFDKDGNMFDWWSNFSAMHFKEQSRCMVYQYGNYTWELAGGQNVSGISTLGENIADNGGVRQAYKAYLKWLEREGMEPKLPGLNLSHKQLFFLNFAQVWCGSYRPEYASQSIKTDVHSPLKYRVMGSLQNFEAFSEAFHCKKGTAMHPAEKCRVW, from the exons ATGGAGAATGAGGTTGGCAAATCTGTGGACAATCAAATGGACAAATACAT AGTTACAATAATGGGGAAATCAGAAAGTCAAATGGATATtgtggaaaaaacaacaaaatctggAAGGCAATCCTGGAGCTTTGTGGCAATCGGTCTGGCTGTCTTGCTGCTCATTATGACTTGTGCAGCGGTCGCCCTGGTGATCCTGTATGCCAGCAGCAGAG ACACTCACTATGTCACCAGTTCAGGCAGCATATGCACCACACCTGGATGTGTTACAGCAG CTGCTAGAATAATTCAGAATATGGACCCAACAGCTGAACCTTGCAAGGATTTCTACCAGTATGCCTGTGGGGGCTGGCTCAACCGGCATGTTATCCCAGAAACTAGCTCCAGATACAGCATTTTTGACATCCTGAGAGATGAGCTGGAGATCATCCTGAAAG GTGTGTTGGAGACTTCAGATCAAGGGGACAgagaagcatttcagaaagctaaAATACTTTACAAGTCATGCATGAATGAGA gtCTTATAGAACAGCGAGATTCATTGCCCCTACTAGAGGTCTTAACAATGGTTGGAGATTGGCCAGTGGCTTCTGCAGACTGGCATAACACCAAAG AGCCAAATTGGAGCATGGAAGAAAAACTCTCCATAATGAACTCCAGATTTAACAAACGTGTCCTGATTGACATGTTTGTATGGAATGATGACCGAGATTCCAACAGACATATCatttat ATTGACCAACCGAGTTTAGGAATGCCTTCCAGAGACTACTACTTTAATGGGGGCAACTATCAAAGG GTCAGAGAAGCTTACCTGCAGTTCATGATCACCATTGCCAAAATGATCCGAGAAGACAAGAATATGTCTAAAGATGACTCTTTCGTCCAAGATGAAATGGCAAAAGTTATGCAGCTTGAAACCGAGATTGCAAAT GCGACTACCCCTGCAGAAGAAAGGCATGATGTGACCTTGTTATACAACAAAATGACTCTAACAGAGCTACAGGAAAAGTTTGCATTGAAT GAGTTTAACTGGACCTTCTTCATCCAAGGTGTCATGTCTTCAGTAAGTGTTCAGGTCTACCCAGAAGAGGAGGTGGTTGTATATGGCATGCCCTACCTGCAGGAGCTGAAAGCAATTATCTCAAAGTATTCAGCAAG CACCATCCAGAACTACCTCATTTGGCGGCTGGTAATTGATCGAGTCAGCAGCCTGAGTCAGCGTTTCAAGGATGCTCGGGCCAGCTACAGGAAG GCACTTTATGGGACAACACTGGAGGAAGCCCGCTGGAGGGAGTGTGTGAGCTATGTCAACAACAACATGGAGAATGCAGTGGGAGCACTGTATGTCAGGGAGACGTTTGCTGGTGAGAGTAAGAGGATG GTCCGAGATTTAATAGACAAAATCCGTGAAGTGTTCATTGAGACCCTAGATGAGTTACAGTGGATGGATGAAACATCTAAAGAAAAAGCTCGTGAGAAG GCAATGGCAATTAAAGAACAAATTGGCTATCCAGATTATATTTTGGAAGATCACAATGAAAAATTAGATCAGGAATATGCTAAT aagATGCATTCAGTGGCACAAGGAATTCCTCATTCAACACAGCTTACTAAGCTACTGGGCTATCTGTTTCTTCAGTTAAACTTCAGTGAGCACAACTACTTTGAAAACATCCTGGAAAACCTGAGAGCTGGAGCCCAAAAGAGCCTGAAGAAACTTCGAGAGAGAGTTGACCAAGATAT ATGGATAATTGGAGCTGCAGTGGTCAATGCATTCTATTCCCCCAATCGGAACCAGATAG ttTTTCCTGCTGGGATTCTACAGCCTCCCTTCTTCAGCAAACATCAACCACAAGCACTAAACTTTGGGGGAATAGGGATGGTTATTGGGCATGAAATTACTCATGGCTTTGATGACAACG GTCGGAATTTTGATAAAGATGGAAATATGTTTGACTGGTGGAGCAACTTCTCGGCTATGCATTTCAAGGAGCAGTCTCGTTGCATGGTTTATCAGTATGGGAACTACACATGGGAGCTGGCTGGAGGACAAAAT GTCAGTGGAATAAGCACATTAGGAGAAAATATTGCAGATAATGGAGGAGTCCGACAGGCTTATAAG GCCTATTTGAAATGGCTTGAACGGGAAGGGATGGAACCAAAGTTACCTGGATTGAATCTGTCCcacaaacagcttttcttcctcaACTTTGCCCAG GTTTGGTGTGGTTCCTACAGACCAGAATATGCTAGCCAGTCAATAAAGACAGATGTCCACAGCCCTCTGAAATACAG GGTGATGGGATCTTTGCAGAACTTTGAGGCCTTCTCAGAGGCGTTCCATTGTAAAAAGGGTACAGCCATGCATCCTGCAGAGAAATGTAGAGTGTGGTAG
- the MMEL1 gene encoding membrane metallo-endopeptidase-like 1 isoform X2, whose protein sequence is MGKSESQMDIVEKTTKSGRQSWSFVAIGLAVLLLIMTCAAVALVILYASSRDTHYVTSSGSICTTPGCVTAAARIIQNMDPTAEPCKDFYQYACGGWLNRHVIPETSSRYSIFDILRDELEIILKGVLETSDQGDREAFQKAKILYKSCMNESLIEQRDSLPLLEVLTMVGDWPVASADWHNTKEPNWSMEEKLSIMNSRFNKRVLIDMFVWNDDRDSNRHIIYIDQPSLGMPSRDYYFNGGNYQRVREAYLQFMITIAKMIREDKNMSKDDSFVQDEMAKVMQLETEIANATTPAEERHDVTLLYNKMTLTELQEKFALNEFNWTFFIQGVMSSVSVQVYPEEEVVVYGMPYLQELKAIISKYSASTIQNYLIWRLVIDRVSSLSQRFKDARASYRKALYGTTLEEARWRECVSYVNNNMENAVGALYVRETFAGESKRMVRDLIDKIREVFIETLDELQWMDETSKEKAREKAMAIKEQIGYPDYILEDHNEKLDQEYANKMHSVAQGIPHSTQLTKLLGYLFLQLNFSEHNYFENILENLRAGAQKSLKKLRERVDQDIWIIGAAVVNAFYSPNRNQIVFPAGILQPPFFSKHQPQALNFGGIGMVIGHEITHGFDDNGRNFDKDGNMFDWWSNFSAMHFKEQSRCMVYQYGNYTWELAGGQNVSGISTLGENIADNGGVRQAYKAYLKWLEREGMEPKLPGLNLSHKQLFFLNFAQVWCGSYRPEYASQSIKTDVHSPLKYRVMGSLQNFEAFSEAFHCKKGTAMHPAEKCRVW, encoded by the exons ATGGGGAAATCAGAAAGTCAAATGGATATtgtggaaaaaacaacaaaatctggAAGGCAATCCTGGAGCTTTGTGGCAATCGGTCTGGCTGTCTTGCTGCTCATTATGACTTGTGCAGCGGTCGCCCTGGTGATCCTGTATGCCAGCAGCAGAG ACACTCACTATGTCACCAGTTCAGGCAGCATATGCACCACACCTGGATGTGTTACAGCAG CTGCTAGAATAATTCAGAATATGGACCCAACAGCTGAACCTTGCAAGGATTTCTACCAGTATGCCTGTGGGGGCTGGCTCAACCGGCATGTTATCCCAGAAACTAGCTCCAGATACAGCATTTTTGACATCCTGAGAGATGAGCTGGAGATCATCCTGAAAG GTGTGTTGGAGACTTCAGATCAAGGGGACAgagaagcatttcagaaagctaaAATACTTTACAAGTCATGCATGAATGAGA gtCTTATAGAACAGCGAGATTCATTGCCCCTACTAGAGGTCTTAACAATGGTTGGAGATTGGCCAGTGGCTTCTGCAGACTGGCATAACACCAAAG AGCCAAATTGGAGCATGGAAGAAAAACTCTCCATAATGAACTCCAGATTTAACAAACGTGTCCTGATTGACATGTTTGTATGGAATGATGACCGAGATTCCAACAGACATATCatttat ATTGACCAACCGAGTTTAGGAATGCCTTCCAGAGACTACTACTTTAATGGGGGCAACTATCAAAGG GTCAGAGAAGCTTACCTGCAGTTCATGATCACCATTGCCAAAATGATCCGAGAAGACAAGAATATGTCTAAAGATGACTCTTTCGTCCAAGATGAAATGGCAAAAGTTATGCAGCTTGAAACCGAGATTGCAAAT GCGACTACCCCTGCAGAAGAAAGGCATGATGTGACCTTGTTATACAACAAAATGACTCTAACAGAGCTACAGGAAAAGTTTGCATTGAAT GAGTTTAACTGGACCTTCTTCATCCAAGGTGTCATGTCTTCAGTAAGTGTTCAGGTCTACCCAGAAGAGGAGGTGGTTGTATATGGCATGCCCTACCTGCAGGAGCTGAAAGCAATTATCTCAAAGTATTCAGCAAG CACCATCCAGAACTACCTCATTTGGCGGCTGGTAATTGATCGAGTCAGCAGCCTGAGTCAGCGTTTCAAGGATGCTCGGGCCAGCTACAGGAAG GCACTTTATGGGACAACACTGGAGGAAGCCCGCTGGAGGGAGTGTGTGAGCTATGTCAACAACAACATGGAGAATGCAGTGGGAGCACTGTATGTCAGGGAGACGTTTGCTGGTGAGAGTAAGAGGATG GTCCGAGATTTAATAGACAAAATCCGTGAAGTGTTCATTGAGACCCTAGATGAGTTACAGTGGATGGATGAAACATCTAAAGAAAAAGCTCGTGAGAAG GCAATGGCAATTAAAGAACAAATTGGCTATCCAGATTATATTTTGGAAGATCACAATGAAAAATTAGATCAGGAATATGCTAAT aagATGCATTCAGTGGCACAAGGAATTCCTCATTCAACACAGCTTACTAAGCTACTGGGCTATCTGTTTCTTCAGTTAAACTTCAGTGAGCACAACTACTTTGAAAACATCCTGGAAAACCTGAGAGCTGGAGCCCAAAAGAGCCTGAAGAAACTTCGAGAGAGAGTTGACCAAGATAT ATGGATAATTGGAGCTGCAGTGGTCAATGCATTCTATTCCCCCAATCGGAACCAGATAG ttTTTCCTGCTGGGATTCTACAGCCTCCCTTCTTCAGCAAACATCAACCACAAGCACTAAACTTTGGGGGAATAGGGATGGTTATTGGGCATGAAATTACTCATGGCTTTGATGACAACG GTCGGAATTTTGATAAAGATGGAAATATGTTTGACTGGTGGAGCAACTTCTCGGCTATGCATTTCAAGGAGCAGTCTCGTTGCATGGTTTATCAGTATGGGAACTACACATGGGAGCTGGCTGGAGGACAAAAT GTCAGTGGAATAAGCACATTAGGAGAAAATATTGCAGATAATGGAGGAGTCCGACAGGCTTATAAG GCCTATTTGAAATGGCTTGAACGGGAAGGGATGGAACCAAAGTTACCTGGATTGAATCTGTCCcacaaacagcttttcttcctcaACTTTGCCCAG GTTTGGTGTGGTTCCTACAGACCAGAATATGCTAGCCAGTCAATAAAGACAGATGTCCACAGCCCTCTGAAATACAG GGTGATGGGATCTTTGCAGAACTTTGAGGCCTTCTCAGAGGCGTTCCATTGTAAAAAGGGTACAGCCATGCATCCTGCAGAGAAATGTAGAGTGTGGTAG
- the MMEL1 gene encoding membrane metallo-endopeptidase-like 1 isoform X3, with translation MENEVGKSVDNQMDKYIVTIMGKSESQMDIVEKTTKSGRQSWSFVAIGLAVLLLIMTCAAVALVILYASSRDTHYVTSSGSICTTPGCVTAAARIIQNMDPTAEPCKDFYQYACGGWLNRHVIPETSSRYSIFDILRDELEIILKGVLETSDQGDREAFQKAKILYKSCMNESLIEQRDSLPLLEVLTMVGDWPVASADWHNTKEPNWSMEEKLSIMNSRFNKRVLIDMFVWNDDRDSNRHIIYIDQPSLGMPSRDYYFNGGNYQRVREAYLQFMITIAKMIREDKNMSKDDSFVQDEMAKVMQLETEIANATTPAEERHDVTLLYNKMTLTELQEKFALNEFNWTFFIQGVMSSVSVQVYPEEEVVVYGMPYLQELKAIISKYSASTIQNYLIWRLVIDRVSSLSQRFKDARASYRKALYGTTLEEARWRECVSYVNNNMENAVGALYVRETFAGESKRMVRDLIDKIREVFIETLDELQWMDETSKEKAREKAMAIKEQIGYPDYILEDHNEKLDQEYANLNFSEHNYFENILENLRAGAQKSLKKLRERVDQDIWIIGAAVVNAFYSPNRNQIVFPAGILQPPFFSKHQPQALNFGGIGMVIGHEITHGFDDNGRNFDKDGNMFDWWSNFSAMHFKEQSRCMVYQYGNYTWELAGGQNVSGISTLGENIADNGGVRQAYKAYLKWLEREGMEPKLPGLNLSHKQLFFLNFAQVWCGSYRPEYASQSIKTDVHSPLKYRVMGSLQNFEAFSEAFHCKKGTAMHPAEKCRVW, from the exons ATGGAGAATGAGGTTGGCAAATCTGTGGACAATCAAATGGACAAATACAT AGTTACAATAATGGGGAAATCAGAAAGTCAAATGGATATtgtggaaaaaacaacaaaatctggAAGGCAATCCTGGAGCTTTGTGGCAATCGGTCTGGCTGTCTTGCTGCTCATTATGACTTGTGCAGCGGTCGCCCTGGTGATCCTGTATGCCAGCAGCAGAG ACACTCACTATGTCACCAGTTCAGGCAGCATATGCACCACACCTGGATGTGTTACAGCAG CTGCTAGAATAATTCAGAATATGGACCCAACAGCTGAACCTTGCAAGGATTTCTACCAGTATGCCTGTGGGGGCTGGCTCAACCGGCATGTTATCCCAGAAACTAGCTCCAGATACAGCATTTTTGACATCCTGAGAGATGAGCTGGAGATCATCCTGAAAG GTGTGTTGGAGACTTCAGATCAAGGGGACAgagaagcatttcagaaagctaaAATACTTTACAAGTCATGCATGAATGAGA gtCTTATAGAACAGCGAGATTCATTGCCCCTACTAGAGGTCTTAACAATGGTTGGAGATTGGCCAGTGGCTTCTGCAGACTGGCATAACACCAAAG AGCCAAATTGGAGCATGGAAGAAAAACTCTCCATAATGAACTCCAGATTTAACAAACGTGTCCTGATTGACATGTTTGTATGGAATGATGACCGAGATTCCAACAGACATATCatttat ATTGACCAACCGAGTTTAGGAATGCCTTCCAGAGACTACTACTTTAATGGGGGCAACTATCAAAGG GTCAGAGAAGCTTACCTGCAGTTCATGATCACCATTGCCAAAATGATCCGAGAAGACAAGAATATGTCTAAAGATGACTCTTTCGTCCAAGATGAAATGGCAAAAGTTATGCAGCTTGAAACCGAGATTGCAAAT GCGACTACCCCTGCAGAAGAAAGGCATGATGTGACCTTGTTATACAACAAAATGACTCTAACAGAGCTACAGGAAAAGTTTGCATTGAAT GAGTTTAACTGGACCTTCTTCATCCAAGGTGTCATGTCTTCAGTAAGTGTTCAGGTCTACCCAGAAGAGGAGGTGGTTGTATATGGCATGCCCTACCTGCAGGAGCTGAAAGCAATTATCTCAAAGTATTCAGCAAG CACCATCCAGAACTACCTCATTTGGCGGCTGGTAATTGATCGAGTCAGCAGCCTGAGTCAGCGTTTCAAGGATGCTCGGGCCAGCTACAGGAAG GCACTTTATGGGACAACACTGGAGGAAGCCCGCTGGAGGGAGTGTGTGAGCTATGTCAACAACAACATGGAGAATGCAGTGGGAGCACTGTATGTCAGGGAGACGTTTGCTGGTGAGAGTAAGAGGATG GTCCGAGATTTAATAGACAAAATCCGTGAAGTGTTCATTGAGACCCTAGATGAGTTACAGTGGATGGATGAAACATCTAAAGAAAAAGCTCGTGAGAAG GCAATGGCAATTAAAGAACAAATTGGCTATCCAGATTATATTTTGGAAGATCACAATGAAAAATTAGATCAGGAATATGCTAAT TTAAACTTCAGTGAGCACAACTACTTTGAAAACATCCTGGAAAACCTGAGAGCTGGAGCCCAAAAGAGCCTGAAGAAACTTCGAGAGAGAGTTGACCAAGATAT ATGGATAATTGGAGCTGCAGTGGTCAATGCATTCTATTCCCCCAATCGGAACCAGATAG ttTTTCCTGCTGGGATTCTACAGCCTCCCTTCTTCAGCAAACATCAACCACAAGCACTAAACTTTGGGGGAATAGGGATGGTTATTGGGCATGAAATTACTCATGGCTTTGATGACAACG GTCGGAATTTTGATAAAGATGGAAATATGTTTGACTGGTGGAGCAACTTCTCGGCTATGCATTTCAAGGAGCAGTCTCGTTGCATGGTTTATCAGTATGGGAACTACACATGGGAGCTGGCTGGAGGACAAAAT GTCAGTGGAATAAGCACATTAGGAGAAAATATTGCAGATAATGGAGGAGTCCGACAGGCTTATAAG GCCTATTTGAAATGGCTTGAACGGGAAGGGATGGAACCAAAGTTACCTGGATTGAATCTGTCCcacaaacagcttttcttcctcaACTTTGCCCAG GTTTGGTGTGGTTCCTACAGACCAGAATATGCTAGCCAGTCAATAAAGACAGATGTCCACAGCCCTCTGAAATACAG GGTGATGGGATCTTTGCAGAACTTTGAGGCCTTCTCAGAGGCGTTCCATTGTAAAAAGGGTACAGCCATGCATCCTGCAGAGAAATGTAGAGTGTGGTAG